The Acanthopagrus latus isolate v.2019 chromosome 1, fAcaLat1.1, whole genome shotgun sequence genomic interval CTGCTTTAGCATTAGCATCTCTGCTCTGCATTGGATTTTCCTTCTTCACCAGCTTCTccttcactttcttcttcttcttgctttcTGCCACCTTCTTGCTCTTGACgtcatcctcatcctcgtcGTCCTCAGAGTCAGAGATGTTGTAGAAGCGCTTCAGGTCCTCTGTGGACGTGTGGTTGATGGGACGTCCTCGCTTGTCCACCGTGTACTTCACCTTGAAGCGTTTGTCGTGAAACATGGACTTGAATCTCTTGTCAATCTTGACTTTGCGCTCTCTCTCGGGCATTTCCCAGAACCTGGGGTCCTTCTGCACCCGGAGGAAGCGCTCATCGCCGTCCTTGTTCTTCTTGGACGACATGTTGGCAAACTTCACGTGTCACCTGACAGAGAAAGCAGGAAACAGTATTAGCAACATGGACAGTGACCACAAAGCATCTTTCTCATATCATGAATGTGCAACTTTCTTTAAAGGTCACGAGACAATGTTTACTCAGCAACACATTATCTTTTCTCATACTATCAaatgctgcagcacctctattcaccctctggTTTAGTGCTTCTCTTTAAgggcccagtctgctctgattggtcagctctcacaggacTGAGCAGGCATGTTTTGAAGCAGCTCAGCTCTCCTATGGTCCTGTTGGGGTTGTGATTACGCTGTGACTGttatttgtgacatcacagacttAAGGAAGTCCTAACAGCTAGTTTAGAGGCAAAATTACAAACACGTATCAAACTTTCATAGTATTTATAGTAGAGCATAGTATTTATAACCCACCTAGTGCTGGTTTAGAACCACAGAAGACATGCAAGTGTCACTTTCCCTCATGTGGGACCTTTAAATGATCTGATCCTAGACTGTTTCCAGCCTCTGGTGGACTTTCTAACATACTTTACTTATACTGATGTTTGGTTAAATCTGCAGCAATCAGTGTTTATGTATTAACAGTGGATAAACTGACTGTACTTTGTAATGTGTGATACTACTAACTGCTCTTATATTTACACTTTGAAACCCGAATAATCACTTGACGAAGACGCAGGTCGGTGAACAACACCGGGTGTAGTTTACTACAGTTAGCTGCTCAGCTACTGAAACTCACTAGCATAGCATTTAATGACCGACAGACGTGCGGGTTTAACTCTGGGACATGTCTCAGCTCAGGTGTCTGGACTGCTGTCTTGTTGAACTCGTGTTGTGTCAGTGGTTCGTTAAAGTTCGGTTCAGCTCAGCAGCGCCGCGCTGTAAACAAAATGTCCGGACAGAGGAGACGGACTGTAACGGCGGGAAAACCCGGAACAACGAACAACAAGACaaacctgaacaaaaacctGTGAGAAGACATAAAGACTAGTTTAAAGGACTGTTTAACGGTGATAATAATCGTCAATCTTTACCTGAACCGCTCGGATCTTCAGCCACACGTGTTTTCCCAGCATGCAACTCTCCCGTGACCCCGCGCTCCTCCCGCCCCTTTTCTCAGTACGGCAGGCGAAGTGGGACAAACGGAGCGAAACGCGCATCGAGGCCGCAGGAAACTTCCAAAACACTTTCTAACTGACATAACTTCCAAAATATGACTTTAATATCCAAACTATTATCGAACATGTCACATTTAGTTCACAGTTACTCAAAACTatatttttgatgcattttaggtcttccttctctttttttgtcatttgattgATAAATGATCAATAACAGATACACCAAAACGTCTGATCTTACAAACTGCTGTACCTACCCACTTTGAGCGCAACtgctttaaaatcaaattaaattaaaagacaGTGGTTCGAGTAAATATAACAAGAGTTGGTGGGGAAATaggtttaatgtttttattccgGTTCCAGGTTGAAGTCCAGTTCCATAGTTTCCATTGAGCCGAGTAGAATCCAGTTCCGTGTTTTCTCCCCTGCTGTCCTCGGAGGTCATCGCTGTGGAGGACAGGAAGCATGTCAGGTTCTGTTGTCATGTGTGAAGAGGTTCTGCTTTAATTCACAGCTGATTCGTTGACTTTGGACACAGCAGCACCATGAGCACCGGAGTGAGCCGGACCGTCCTGCACAGGCTGCGGGCCGCCGGTTCTGCTCCGGCCGCCTCGTCAGGCAGCTGGAGCCGGCtcccgtcctcctgctgcagactcCCGGCCGGGCCGAGGTGTGAGGCCCGCAGAGCGCTGTCGGTACCGGGCCGGGGCACCATGAACGTGTTCAACagggagatgaagaagaggcagaagaaCTGGGCCGCTTCACTGCAGGACGGACACCAGTACGACTACCTGAGGGACGAGGTACGAGCCCACAGACATAGTGACGTCACCAAGTACAAGTGCACACCTGAGGTACCGGTCCTGAGGTACTGGTACTGGACTGGCGTGTTTTCATGCTGTCTTCTCACAGAGCACATCTCAGAGGGAGATAAAGTACTTTTAACTTCTCCACATTTATCACAGACCGATCGatatattgattgattgatgttaTTGGTTGATACTGGCAAATCATAGATACATGTAGTATCGGCccatatgttttatatttatagaCACAGAACACAGTCCAGATCAGCTCAGAAGTGACAGGATTAAGAGATGAGAGTAACACAcggtaaaataaaatgttaaaatgtgagaGTGTAACATTGATCCTTAGAAGAGGAAGTGATCATGTCCGCAGACACAGTGCAGTAAGATCAGCTTGTTGTGCTGCAGGTGGGCAGTCGGGTGGCAGATCGGGTCTATGACATCACGAGGTGAGTTTATGACGTCACAGCTGGGTtcttatttcatgtttgttgttgttgttgtcttctcTTTCTTATCGTCATTCCCTCTTCTCGTCCTCTCAGGACGTTTCCTCTCGCTCTGGACATCGGTGCTGGAAAAAGTCACATCGCAGAGCATTTAAGCAAGGTACAGTGAACACCTGGATCtgtctgatgacatcactgatccAGGTAAACACCGCAGTACTGACACTGACTTTGTcccgtctgtgtgtctgtcggTGTTTCAGGATGTGGTGGAGCGTTTGTTCCTCACAGACGTCTCAGAGAAAACTCTGGTGAGTGTCCTCACATTAATATGTGCTCGTTATCTTTTAATACAGTCAGACTCATTGATTGTTGTTACAGTCACTCCTTTGGGACTGATGATGCAATatgaattaaaggaacagttcacccaaaaaatgtacatccagtcctcctctcctcctcctgatgatataaagccaagtcaggagggaggagaggatgactaTGAACTCACTTAGAAAtcctaaataaaaacactctccTCACATGAGCAGAACCTGCCTCAGAAACATCACGTTTCTCAGTTCTCTTCAGTACCACGGTGATCCAGTGACAGCTGTCTGAACACCCACAGgttcactgcaaacaggaagttcTGACAGATAATTCAGCAAAGATTTAATCAAGTTTGGGAgttaatttcttcattttttttggttctttctccattttaaatcaagtctccagctacttcagtagttttactgtgaagctggCGTTCtgtcagcatggagggaggagaggagggctggaTCTTCATctttaggtgaactgttcctttactgAATGTTGGCACATGATGCTGATTAACATTCGTTTCACGGCTCTCGTCTCCAGAAACAGAGCCGGCAGAGTGAGATCCCGACTCATTGTGTTCTAGCTGACGAGGAGTTTCTGCCGTTTAAAGAAAACACCTTCGACCTGGTGGTGAGCAGCCTGAGGTGAAACAGtctttaaatataatattttctttgtgctgGTTCAGGTTTTCTCCACGTTAGGAGGATCTGATGGAGAATTTAACTGTAAACTCTAAATCTACGAGAACACAGACGTTGGTGTTTGTCTCACTTTCCTTTTTGTATTCTGTCACcatgttttcacattatttaGTGTATAAAACACCAGAACTGCTGCATCCATCGACTCTCACATGAGGAAAccgaggaggagcagctgtgatgttcacatgtttgatgtttgtaTGTTCactctcacttcctgttctcctccttcagtctgCACTGGATCAACGATCTGCCCGGAGCTCTCAGACAGGTGAGCATCGACTTCATGTTGCTCAACATCAGCTGCCTCGTGAAGATCTCCCAGCAGAGGTCGCAGTTCAGTCAGGaaacattttccactgtttAGTTTTCTACTTGTGGTGAGAGAAAGTCCACATGAgcctcttcttcatgtgttgcAGAGTGTCTGTTCACTTCGAgccctttttaaatgtttcagtggaGGTTTGGACCCGACTGATGTCTTGGTTGGTTGatattatcagctgatattaaCCTGTCGTCCTCCTCCGCTCAGATCCACCAGGTGCTGAAGCCGGACGGGGTGTTCATCGGGGCGATGGTGGGCGGAGAGACGCTGTACGAGCTGCGCTGTTCCCTCCAGCTGGCcgagacggagagggagggaggatttTCCCCCCACGTCTCCCCCTACACGGCCGTCACCGACCTGGGCAACCTGCTGGGCCAGGCCGGCTTCAGCATGCTCACTGTGGTGAGGAACAGAACCACCATCAGAACCAGACAGAGTCCAGGATCCATCAGAACTCCCTCTCAATACCAACACATCACTGAGCAGAGGGCAGATCTCCGCCTGAGTTATAGATACaagagaaaactgtgaaattatgaaaataatataaacatGTGACAATTATATATTCATACCAGATAAAATGAGCAATAATGAATGTATGTAACTTTACACATCTACAGTTAAACATTCAGGAGAATAAGAAGAAATGTGAACTCAGACTGAAccgtctctgtgtctctgtcaggaCATCGATGACGTTCAGGTTCACTATCCAGGAATCACTGAAGTCATGACGGACTTACAAGGTATCGACTATAATTCATCTCCAACATCAAACCGGCCTTAAAATAGAAGAATCTGAGATGTGCAGCTGCTGAACCTTTACACTTCTACAGGTATCTGACTTGTGTTGTCGTAGTTTTGATCTGACGATCATGTGTTTCAGGTATGGGTGAGAGTAACTGTGCCTGGAACAGAAGGTCgctgctgcacagagacaccatattagcagcagcagctatcTATAAAGGTGAGCGAGCCACCAGAACACCTGAGAAACACTCAGATAACTGAGCTCAGATCTGCCAACACACAGTTTCCTCCTCATGTCGGTGCAGCAGGTTTTCTTCCTGACACTTCtgctttctctgtttttccactGTTTCCTTTATTTAACCTGACCTGGTGCCTTTTACTCACCAtgatccacactgacacaccacACCAGCTTAATATAGACACGCTTCTGTCGGCGTTGGCACTCTGTACATGCTCTAACTTCCTCTCTCTGAGGCTGCAGTGGTGAACACGCAGGTACAGGTCAGAGGGAGGTGACAGTGAGGGTGGTTTTCTTGAAAGTGACCACAAACTGGTGGAGGAACgttgtgttctgtttgtttgatcagCTGGTGAAGAAGCTTGATCTGCAGGATCACATGATGTCAGTTTTAATGATGGTCATTTGTACTCGTTAGCTCTCCGTCGCTGAAGATAAAAACCTGAAGGAAAGTTTAAACTTCTCctgaactcttcctttaactGCAGTGTAACGGTTTCACCTcaccatgtgtgtttgtgtctcagagATGTACGGTAACGAGGACGGGTCCGTCCCTGCCACCTTCGAGATCCTCTACATGATTGGCTGGAAGCCTCATGAGTCACAGGTGAGATGACACCTGGGGTCAGGTACAACTGTGAGTCTGCACAGAGGCAGATATAAGAGAACACCTCTTTGCCTCAGATAGATTCACCTGTACGTACGACTGAATCTGTTTCATCTCAGCCGCCAAGTTTATCCATCAGTGGACGTGATCGTTACATTGTGATGTCATAACGTGTtgtctcattttttgttttcaaatgtttctgttttttgtcccCATCAGGCCAAACCAGCGAAGCGAGGCTCAGGTACAGTGTCGTTCGGGGATTTATCAAAGATCGGCCAGCCAACCAACAATAAGACGACATAGAAGCATCTGAGCCCACAAACAGCTGACGTGCTGCAGATTGTAAATaagatattttatttaaagtgcTGTGTTTTGTAGCCGGgttaaaagaagaagatgtgTCATCATGATGTTCTCTGGAATAAAGTTGAGCAATGATAAAAGTCATCGTGTTGTTTCCTCTCACAGGAAGTTTGACACAAACCGCCATCcagaattaaaaataacagttgAGTCACAGTCCAGCTGAGAGACTTACTGCAGGGCGGCATCAGAACCAGCTGGACTCAACTACAGACACTCCACATATATTAACCATCTGAACGCCTCCAGTAGTCTCGTGTTTGACACCAACTACCGTCACACTGATTTGACAGctccaataaataaataaacttacAGTGAATTTACCAACAGTCCCAGTTTCAGGCACAGTGAGTGAATCTGACCTGCACAGTGTGAAGCAGCCTGATCTCTTCATCTACAGCCACAGAGCTGCGAGAGCACCGAGGAAACCGAGGACaggaacagttcaaccaaaaaatATGATCATAAAGTCAGGTGGAGTGTGgaggtccacagaacagttctggagcttcacagtgaaacagctgcagcattctgctgaacaagtgaagcagctgagatttgatttaaaacatcagatgtctctgtgcagctgaagagaCGTCACTTACACCCAGTTTAAAGCacaaaatcttcactgcagctgctgagctgaaacaTTAACGAGCTCAACTGCACAGCGAGGGTGAAAATTAAATAATCATGATCAAAACTATCAAAGTGAATCAGTTCTGAAGTGTACTGAGTTCCTGGTTTCTGGTTTCACAGCCTCGTTAGTCACGACTTCCCGTTAGATGGAGACAGTTTCAGTCAGCAGAGTCCAGCGGCTGCAGAGATGCTGCttctcctctccgtcctcctcgCTGGACGCTTCTGTCTCAGCTCTGCTGGTaagaacacattcatttattcatccataAAGTAAAAAGGCACAAATCTCATCAAGCTTTCTGATTATTTCCTATTATTGGAGATGTGATCAAAAGACTTAAGTAAAAGTGAATGATCATCAACTACAAAcacttaaatattaaaaaaaacagtaagacTGTGGAGGACAGATGTGATCTGGTGTCTTTGTCATTGATCATTAAATGAAGCCGTGTTAATCTAACTGCTGTGTGTACAAAGGACGGATTCTGGTTTTAGATGAAATATATTAGAAATTTTAAAACAGTCAAAGGTGAAATAAAATTAACAACcgaatgtgaagaaataagacCTGCACagctccgagctcccagtccagagtATCATTAGCTCAAGTTCTTACAACCTGCATCAGCTCCTGgatgtaaatacaaatattacaaataaaaactgtattaaatgttacagttgttacaggtcttgaggaggatgactgtgtatgtgaaaaaagtagcacgacagaggaagctgcatgaaatctgataaactgcctccagtggctgagttgcattgtgggaaatgtaggcagCATGTTTACTTACATTTCAACTAAGTCACATGTACAACTGAACTCCCAAAGGCCTGTGAACACAGTTAACATGAAGCGTCTGAATACTCGGTCCAGCAGCTGTGACCTCTGACACACACGTTTACCTGTAACACATTAATATCTGCCTTCTTACTTCACAGGTGTTCCTGAACGTGTGGCGCAGCAGAACACGCAGGTGACGCTGCCCTGTCCTCACAAGGTGGGAAATGTTCAGTGGAGCCGCTTCATAAATGGTGCAAAGGTCGTTATTGTCAGGATTGAAGACGGGATGGAGAAAATCCCTGACAAGCACTACGGCTCCCTGGCAGATAATTCACTGGTCATAAGAGATGTGAGACTGTCTGATTCCACtatgtatttttgtaatgaCAGCAGAATATATCTGCAAGTGACAACAGATCCCAACGTGgtcacacaaagaaacaatggaCTAAATGAGGGAACTGCAGCCGAGGACCCACAGAACCATCGGTCCTCCGGGTCCTGGAAACTAGCAGCCGGTGCCGTCGTGGGTGCTGCTCTGGTGACTCTGGTCGTCTTCCTGCTGAGGTTCTGCcccaaaaacagagaagagacgAACAGCAACGTGAACGAGACCGTCACCGATGTGATTTACGAGGAGATTGAAGCTGGCGAGGAGCAGCTGAGCAGGGACTCTGATGTGGAGAGTCCGTACTACTGGACCAGCATCAGTGAGACGCTGAGCACCTCCACGCCACCCAATCACAATCTGTACAGCAGCGTGAACAAGCTGAAGACTGGAGGACACAGCGAGGAGGCCGTTTACTACCTCGCCCAGAACccagaacagacaggaagtgtcagCCTTTAACCTGTCACCTCTGACAGAACCTGGTCATACTGAAGACATGAGATGGAAGAATTCTGCAGTACATGATCTAAAAGCACCGTGTTGTAAAGTGTGAGGATGGAAACAGTCGCCTGACAGCTGTTCATGTTGTCACAGAGACcaaattcatattcattcatctgatcttttttctctgtctgaaaaTGTACTAAAGAAAGTGTAAATGATGCTCTTGTAATAGCAGATTAAGGGGCACAACACGTTCTtaccttttaattatattgtctatttgTTGCTATTTTgtgtaatattctgtccttt includes:
- the ndufaf5 gene encoding arginine-hydroxylase NDUFAF5, mitochondrial yields the protein MSTGVSRTVLHRLRAAGSAPAASSGSWSRLPSSCCRLPAGPRCEARRALSVPGRGTMNVFNREMKKRQKNWAASLQDGHQYDYLRDEVGSRVADRVYDITRTFPLALDIGAGKSHIAEHLSKDVVERLFLTDVSEKTLKQSRQSEIPTHCVLADEEFLPFKENTFDLVVSSLSLHWINDLPGALRQIHQVLKPDGVFIGAMVGGETLYELRCSLQLAETEREGGFSPHVSPYTAVTDLGNLLGQAGFSMLTVDIDDVQVHYPGITEVMTDLQGMGESNCAWNRRSLLHRDTILAAAAIYKEMYGNEDGSVPATFEILYMIGWKPHESQAKPAKRGSGTVSFGDLSKIGQPTNNKTT
- the LOC119024130 gene encoding uncharacterized protein LOC119024130 — protein: MLLLLSVLLAGRFCLSSAGVPERVAQQNTQVTLPCPHKVGNVQWSRFINGAKVVIVRIEDGMEKIPDKHYGSLADNSLVIRDVRLSDSTMYFCNDSRIYLQVTTDPNVVTQRNNGLNEGTAAEDPQNHRSSGSWKLAAGAVVGAALVTLVVFLLRFCPKNREETNSNVNETVTDVIYEEIEAGEEQLSRDSDVESPYYWTSISETLSTSTPPNHNLYSSVNKLKTGGHSEEAVYYLAQNPEQTGSVSL